TACATTGAGCGGTGTTGTCAAGCATATGAAGGACGGATTTGAGAACATCAAGGTGAGTCGCAGACTATACGATCAATGGCCAATGGTCTCACCATCTAGTAGCTACCACGGGACAACTTCTTGGGAACTGGCGACTCTCTTCCTGAGGTATTCAAGAATGACAAAGAGGTTTTTCGCGACGATCTGGAAATATCCCACGGCGTCACATTGACTATTTTGTCGTGTCTGTCTGATCTGCTCCAGCCACCTGTGCGACTCGAGGATTATCATCAGGAAAATATGTCCTCGCAGTCCACCATGATGTACTTCCGCTACGCCAAGCAGTGCGCAGACAAGTCCAGCGGTGTCGGTCACAACATGCACACCGACCTTGGGACTCTGACTCTCCTTTACTGCGAGCAATGGGGTCTCCAGGTCTATGCGCAGGCCACCAACAGCTGGAAATACGTCCAACCGCGACCAGGGCTGTATGTCGTGAATGTCGGGGATGCGTTGCGATTCTTATCGGGAAATGATTTGTTGAGTGCACTGCACCGCGTTGTGCCGGTTCCAGGCCATGAGAGTGAGTATCGCTACTCGACCGCCTACTTCCTCCGTCCAGGAAACGAAACCGAATTCCGTACGAGCGAGAACACTGTAGTCTCCGCCCTGAACTGGCATGACCAGAAATACAACGTGTTCAAAGCAGCGCATGTGGAGCAGGAAAAGAACACCATTCTTACCGGTGGCATCGGTGCCTTTTAGAGGGAGACCTCCGTTGGTGTTGTGATAGGCTGCTTAGCTATAGATCAGTGCCATTGCTGCCGTAAGACCTAAAAGGTTAGCGAGAATTTCCACAATCAGATTGACAGAGAAGCAAATGTTCCAACTGTTTATAAGAGGAGAATCAGGTTTGGCTGGAGTGAGTCTGCAGATTCAATGATCTCCGCTTTACAGAAACGACCTTTAAGAAATGCTGTTCACTAGTACATCACATCAAAGGCCGCCAGCCGAGGTTACCGAGGTGGAGTGGTATTAACATTGTTGTACATTCCCAGAGTTGAGTAGATGTGCTCAGATGGGTTAAAGAACCCGATCTCCCAAAGTCatagtatactagtattttCATGCAATCATTAAACGCTCCAGTTCGCTATGATCCCAAAAACGCCTCGCCGAAGAActgagaagagaaaagagggaaaagggaaaggggaaaggggaaagggggAAACCAAAAGGGGAAGAGTCCGCTAGATGTGCCTGATacaaatgagaagaaaggtATTCTGCGCCTGGTCTAATCGTCTACGCCCGTTAAACTCGTCGTTCGGTCACCGTCCAGCGCCGCTTGACATGGGGCTCCTTCGAAGGCCTACTCCCCCATAGACCTCGTTGAGAGAGCGTCCTCTGTGGCAGCTGTGGCGTCCAATCTGACGACTCTTCCGACTTCTTGCCGGAGTGGTGGTCATTGTTGCTAGTCCCATTGGACCCCGACCAGGGATCACCGAAGTTGGGGATGATATCGTCCGCCGTGTCCCCTGCCGAGATCGAGTTAGAGCCCCACAGACCGCTGGGACCGCGAGGAGCGGTGGAAGGTCGTGAAAATGTCCACGAACCGGTGCCCGGTCCAGACACAGCAGAAGGACCGATCACGAACCCGCCTTGTGGTAAAGACGGGCGGGTCGAGAATCGAGGACGGTATGCGGACGATGGAGAACTTAAACTACTGGGCGACGAAAGGACGGATGTCGACAGGTTCGTGACCGGCCGTAAATGATCGGTCGACGCCACCAGCTGTAGCTTGTAATCGCGTAACTCGACCTGATCGTTTCCGGGACGATACGGCGCTACAGGTCCGCCGATCGTGTCTGCTTTCTCGGTGACAGCCACCCGGTCCTTCGGGACTGCCAGCGTGAGGGACGCCGTATTGATGTCCACAAGCGCA
This window of the Aspergillus flavus chromosome 8, complete sequence genome carries:
- a CDS encoding gibberellin 20-oxidase family protein (hypothetical protein Ao3042_11510); the encoded protein is MDKTDIAHLEVLSFAKLASKDQTELNRLLEACRKQGFFYLDLAGSNVSHGLHQRLKALSLMKDWFDRPNEEKMKLHKDSVTNGYKPPGTLSGVVKHMKDGFENIKLPRDNFLGTGDSLPEVFKNDKEVFRDDLEISHGVTLTILSCLSDLLQPPVRLEDYHQENMSSQSTMMYFRYAKQCADKSSGVGHNMHTDLGTLTLLYCEQWGLQVYAQATNSWKYVQPRPGLYVVNVGDALRFLSGNDLLSALHRVVPVPGHESEYRYSTAYFLRPGNETEFRTSENTVVSALNWHDQKYNVFKAAHVEQEKNTILTGGIGAF